CCATTGTCAGCAGAGGGAAGAGGTACCCAACAATGACTTTCACCCAGGTCAGAACATGGTGCCTCATCACAGTGAGGTCGGAATCATGCTCATGGAAATTGTTATAGCAAAGAGTTTGGTTATCAAACTCCAGAGTGTCCCGGAAGTAGAGGGCAGGACCACCCATTAGTGAAGCCAAAAGCCAAACGAATATGATAACAATCAGGGCGTTCCTTAGGGTTCGGTACCGATGAGATAGGACAGGATGAATCAAGTGGATATAGCGGTCCAGGCTGATCACCGTCAGGAATAAAACACTGGCAAACATGTTCAACTGGGCAATGAAGGAATTGGCCTTGCACAACCAGATGCCGAAGGGCCAGTGGAAGTTCATGGCCACATAGGAGATGTAGAGgggcaggaagagaagaaaaatgaaatctgCAATGGCCAGATTGAGGAACCAGAGAGTGGTGactgtcttcctccacttgaaTCCCGTGAACCAAATGACAGTGGCATTTCCTGGAATGCCCAGAACAAATGCCAAACAGTACAACACCAGGGAGACCCAGTGGACGACTCCCAGGCGGGCACTCTCCTCCAAATCAGCCTCTGGGGAGTAATATTCCAGGACATAGGAGTAGTTCTCAAACTCTCCAAGTAAAGTTTCCTCTAGATCTTCCATGGCCTTGCTAAG
This Diceros bicornis minor isolate mBicDic1 chromosome 10, mDicBic1.mat.cur, whole genome shotgun sequence DNA region includes the following protein-coding sequences:
- the CMKLR2 gene encoding chemerin-like receptor 2, giving the protein MEDLEETLLGEFENYSYVLEYYSPEADLEESARLGVVHWVSLVLYCLAFVLGIPGNATVIWFTGFKWRKTVTTLWFLNLAIADFIFLLFLPLYISYVAMNFHWPFGIWLCKANSFIAQLNMFASVLFLTVISLDRYIHLIHPVLSHRYRTLRNALIVIIFVWLLASLMGGPALYFRDTLEFDNQTLCYNNFHEHDSDLTVMRHHVLTWVKVIVGYLFPLLTMGICYLCLIFKVKKRSILISSKHFWTILAVVTAFFICWTPYHLFSIWELTIHHSGYFHQVLQAGIPLSTGLAFLNSCLNPILYVLISKKFQAHFRASVAEIFKNTLWEVSCSSTASDQLRNSESKNPCLLETAQ